A genomic region of Paenibacillus sp. PL2-23 contains the following coding sequences:
- a CDS encoding DUF2075 domain-containing protein → MIIYSSSVADFKEAVDDNKIANSIESAFIEKLGKRPSVSEWRSWNNSMQFMERIVRNSKVADDCGVMIEFNIPATSKRVDFIISGEDEQGSRNFIIVEMKQWQEAWATDKEDVVKTSINGAVRETTHPSYQAWSYRQYMMDMNTAVYEKDIGARSVAFLHNYREKQPEPLKSRQYEKTIQEAPMFLQHETKKLQEFIFRYVGKGKGMELLYDIENGRIAPSKSLVEHIHSLFEGNSSFILLDEQKVAYETIMTLAKKQDRKRTIIIKGGPGTGKSVISINALGGLLREGLNTKFVAPNSSFRNVLIEMLTEQSSKSKMRTKSLFMGSGSFVDAENQFDVLVVDEAHRLKGKGSYMYKGVNQIEDIMKSANTSVFFIDDNQRIRPDDIGTIDGIKRAAQELGVEVHEYTLFSQFRCSGAEGYLNWVDDVLGIQDTGNYGGWDKDAFDFRIVESPNRLKELIEDKQKNGHRARMLAGYAWNWTTPKEGNSNGQIDDVIIEEHGFRMPWNGYLIRESWAVHPDGVNQVGCVHTTQGLEFDYVGVIIGHDLKLNPETGQLYADYNEYKDKTGKKGLKQDPERLNALVKNIYKVLLSRGMKGCYVYCRDQELAAYMKRRLALTSQ, encoded by the coding sequence ATGATTATATATAGCAGCTCAGTGGCGGACTTTAAGGAAGCTGTCGACGATAATAAAATAGCGAATAGCATCGAGTCGGCGTTTATCGAGAAGCTGGGCAAACGCCCATCTGTGTCGGAATGGCGCTCCTGGAACAACTCCATGCAGTTCATGGAACGTATCGTCCGAAACTCCAAGGTGGCGGATGATTGCGGAGTCATGATTGAGTTCAACATTCCAGCCACCAGTAAACGTGTGGACTTCATTATTTCGGGTGAGGACGAGCAGGGAAGCCGCAATTTCATCATCGTGGAGATGAAGCAGTGGCAGGAGGCGTGGGCGACGGACAAGGAGGATGTGGTCAAAACCTCCATAAACGGAGCGGTCAGAGAAACAACGCATCCCTCCTACCAAGCCTGGTCTTATCGGCAATATATGATGGATATGAATACCGCCGTCTATGAGAAGGATATTGGAGCTAGATCCGTCGCATTCCTGCATAACTACCGAGAGAAGCAGCCAGAGCCTTTGAAGTCGCGGCAATATGAGAAAACCATTCAGGAAGCGCCGATGTTCCTGCAGCATGAGACGAAGAAGCTGCAGGAGTTTATTTTTCGCTATGTGGGCAAAGGGAAGGGGATGGAGCTCCTCTACGATATCGAGAACGGGAGAATTGCACCTTCCAAATCGCTAGTAGAGCACATTCATTCCTTATTCGAGGGGAACTCCAGCTTCATCCTGCTGGACGAGCAGAAGGTCGCATATGAGACGATTATGACACTTGCCAAGAAGCAGGACCGGAAGAGGACCATTATTATTAAAGGCGGCCCCGGCACGGGAAAGTCCGTCATCTCCATAAATGCCCTGGGCGGACTTCTCCGAGAAGGTCTGAATACGAAGTTTGTCGCGCCAAACTCCTCCTTCCGCAACGTACTGATCGAGATGTTGACCGAGCAGAGCTCCAAGTCCAAGATGAGGACCAAAAGTCTGTTCATGGGCTCCGGCAGCTTCGTGGACGCGGAGAATCAATTCGATGTCCTTGTCGTCGATGAAGCGCATCGGCTGAAGGGCAAGGGCAGCTATATGTACAAGGGTGTGAATCAGATCGAGGATATTATGAAGAGCGCCAATACGAGCGTGTTCTTCATTGACGATAATCAGCGCATCCGGCCGGACGACATCGGAACTATCGACGGGATCAAGCGTGCAGCACAAGAGCTGGGCGTGGAGGTTCATGAATACACGTTATTTTCACAATTCAGATGCTCGGGTGCAGAAGGCTACTTGAACTGGGTAGACGATGTGCTGGGCATACAGGATACGGGCAACTATGGCGGCTGGGACAAGGACGCCTTCGACTTCCGCATCGTGGAGTCGCCGAACCGGCTGAAAGAATTAATTGAAGACAAACAGAAGAATGGACATCGAGCTCGCATGCTGGCCGGGTATGCTTGGAATTGGACGACGCCCAAGGAGGGCAATTCAAACGGGCAGATCGATGATGTCATCATTGAAGAGCATGGCTTCCGGATGCCATGGAACGGCTATTTGATCCGAGAGTCTTGGGCGGTGCATCCAGATGGCGTTAATCAGGTCGGCTGCGTCCATACGACGCAAGGCCTCGAATTCGATTACGTCGGTGTTATCATCGGCCATGATCTGAAGCTGAACCCGGAGACGGGACAGCTCTATGCGGACTATAACGAATACAAGGACAAGACGGGCAAGAAGGGGCTCAAGCAGGATCCGGAACGTCTCAATGCCTTGGTGAAAAATATTTACAAGGTGCTCCTGTCGCGCGGAATGAAAGGCTGCTACGTTTACTGCAGAGACCAGGAGCTTGCGGCGTATATGAAGAGACGGCTGGCTTTGACCAGCCAATAG
- a CDS encoding nucleoside triphosphate pyrophosphohydrolase, whose product MPTYNKLVRDNIPQVIEATGKTFRTRILDDAEYRVELHTKLREEMNEYLSAMNSADALEELADLLEVVRALSVIHCSTPDALEALRAQKAAKRGGFQERVYLINVED is encoded by the coding sequence ATGCCAACCTACAACAAGCTGGTTCGGGACAACATCCCGCAAGTTATTGAAGCAACGGGGAAAACATTCCGCACACGCATCCTAGACGATGCGGAATATCGCGTGGAGCTCCATACGAAACTGAGAGAAGAGATGAACGAATACTTAAGCGCCATGAACTCGGCTGACGCGCTGGAGGAGCTGGCGGATCTGCTGGAGGTTGTCCGCGCGCTGTCCGTCATCCACTGTTCCACGCCAGATGCCTTGGAGGCGCTTCGCGCACAGAAAGCCGCCAAGCGGGGCGGATTCCAGGAGCGGGTGTATTTGATCAATGTCGAGGACTAA
- a CDS encoding DEAD/DEAH box helicase family protein, giving the protein MSRTKLNVKLITENLADELIVGMQHASGIYIMTSFIMQSGVRLLAPHLKSAIERGAEVKVLAGDYLFVTQPEGLKLLCDIDDRLEARLWRSMGTSFHPKAYLFDYENGEGLLIVGSSNFSMSAMRIGMEWNLAMNAQAEPYTFQLALDKFMHNFYHDSTTPLNAHTIANYEEEYKQRHRENPELIRMVSSMEEEEYRSESGDMTGTSREAQEETVSIQPRHAQLEALEALQRTLEEEYDKAMVVMATGLGKTYLAGFFGEGFKRILFVAHREEILHQAKASFSRIMPNRSFGIYNGAMKEKDTDCVFASIYTLGMKKHREGFDPEAFDLIVVDEFHHAAAKSYQSVIDYFQPQFLLGITATPDRMDGKDVYAICDGNVAYQIHFLEAIRRGWLSPFHYIGVYDDTDYSQIRWLGNHYDDEQLAAAQLKESLAATIYNAWEEHKQTRTIAFCSSIRQADFLADYFHSRGAEVVSLHSATVGMGRGEAIRRLAEGSLDVIFTVDLFNEGVDIPSVDTLLFVRPTESLTVFTQQVGRGLRLFEQKSHCHIIDLIGNYRNADVKLGLFADNEDAGVQKGNAAAITATLPAGCDIRLDTKVIDLLAELRRKKLPRRELLRQSFNDLKNELGRIPTYLELHLHGRANSREYQSEFGSYVGFQAWADCLNEMEQELFYRYEAWLRDVEKTGMNKSYKMIVMLAMLERGVEDWLTPITPQQVAPFFHQYLTEKEYRKRIDFSDQEAKRLWNYNEAGISKLIANMPMSKWSGAKGSMTTFEGGRFGVRLEQPHDAEQAEILFNWTREICLYRLHLHFERRGYK; this is encoded by the coding sequence ATGTCGAGGACTAAGCTGAATGTAAAGCTGATTACGGAAAATTTGGCGGACGAGCTGATTGTCGGAATGCAGCATGCATCCGGTATCTATATCATGACCTCTTTCATCATGCAGTCTGGCGTCAGGCTGCTCGCTCCGCATCTGAAGAGTGCGATTGAGCGCGGGGCGGAAGTGAAGGTGCTGGCAGGTGACTATTTATTCGTTACCCAGCCGGAGGGCCTGAAGCTCCTATGCGACATAGACGACAGGCTTGAGGCGCGGCTGTGGCGCAGCATGGGTACGTCATTCCACCCCAAAGCCTATTTGTTCGACTACGAGAATGGCGAAGGTTTGCTCATCGTAGGCTCCTCCAATTTCTCCATGTCCGCCATGCGGATAGGGATGGAATGGAATCTCGCCATGAACGCGCAGGCCGAGCCTTACACCTTCCAGCTGGCGCTCGACAAGTTCATGCACAACTTTTATCACGACTCAACGACTCCGCTGAATGCGCATACCATTGCGAACTACGAAGAAGAGTACAAGCAGCGGCATCGCGAGAACCCGGAGCTTATTCGAATGGTATCCAGTATGGAGGAAGAAGAATACCGTTCGGAGAGCGGGGATATGACAGGTACCTCTCGCGAAGCTCAGGAAGAGACCGTGAGCATTCAGCCCAGGCATGCTCAGCTTGAGGCATTGGAAGCTCTTCAGAGAACCTTGGAAGAAGAATACGACAAAGCCATGGTCGTTATGGCGACAGGTCTTGGTAAAACGTACTTGGCCGGCTTTTTCGGCGAGGGGTTTAAGCGAATCCTGTTTGTCGCGCATCGGGAAGAGATTTTGCACCAAGCGAAGGCTTCATTCTCCCGTATTATGCCGAATCGCAGCTTTGGCATTTATAACGGAGCGATGAAGGAGAAGGATACAGACTGTGTTTTTGCATCTATCTATACATTAGGGATGAAGAAGCATCGAGAAGGGTTTGATCCAGAGGCATTCGACTTGATTGTGGTTGACGAGTTCCATCATGCGGCGGCCAAATCCTATCAGTCGGTTATTGACTATTTCCAGCCGCAGTTTCTGCTAGGCATCACAGCGACTCCCGATCGAATGGACGGCAAGGACGTGTATGCCATTTGTGATGGGAATGTAGCGTATCAGATTCATTTTCTCGAAGCGATCAGGCGGGGCTGGCTGTCGCCGTTCCACTATATCGGCGTATACGACGATACGGATTACTCCCAGATTCGGTGGCTTGGCAATCATTACGATGACGAGCAGTTAGCTGCGGCTCAACTGAAGGAATCGCTGGCTGCAACCATATATAATGCCTGGGAGGAGCACAAGCAAACTCGCACGATCGCCTTCTGCTCTTCGATTCGTCAGGCGGATTTCCTGGCCGACTACTTCCATAGTCGCGGAGCAGAGGTCGTTAGTCTGCATTCCGCAACGGTTGGCATGGGGCGCGGCGAAGCGATCCGGCGATTGGCGGAGGGCAGTTTGGACGTTATTTTCACAGTTGACCTGTTCAATGAGGGTGTAGATATTCCGAGCGTGGATACGCTCCTGTTCGTGAGACCGACGGAGTCATTGACGGTGTTCACCCAACAGGTTGGCCGCGGTCTCCGACTGTTCGAGCAGAAGTCCCACTGCCACATCATCGACCTGATCGGCAACTATCGTAATGCGGACGTGAAGCTCGGGCTGTTCGCGGATAACGAGGACGCAGGCGTTCAGAAAGGGAATGCCGCTGCTATTACGGCTACTCTTCCAGCGGGCTGCGACATTCGGCTGGACACGAAGGTTATTGATCTGCTGGCTGAACTCAGGCGGAAGAAGCTGCCTCGCCGGGAGCTGCTTCGCCAGTCGTTTAACGACCTTAAGAATGAGCTCGGTCGAATACCGACTTATCTGGAGCTGCATTTGCATGGCCGGGCGAACAGCAGGGAGTATCAGAGCGAATTCGGCTCTTATGTGGGTTTCCAGGCGTGGGCGGATTGTTTGAACGAGATGGAGCAGGAGCTGTTCTACCGTTATGAGGCTTGGCTGAGGGATGTAGAGAAGACGGGAATGAACAAGAGCTACAAGATGATCGTCATGCTTGCTATGCTGGAGCGTGGTGTAGAGGATTGGCTGACTCCTATTACGCCGCAGCAGGTAGCGCCTTTCTTCCATCAGTATCTGACGGAGAAGGAGTATCGGAAGCGGATCGATTTCTCGGACCAAGAAGCGAAGAGGCTGTGGAACTATAACGAAGCAGGTATCAGCAAGCTAATCGCCAATATGCCGATGAGTAAGTGGTCTGGCGCCAAGGGAAGTATGACTACGTTTGAAGGCGGTCGCTTTGGTGTGAGACTGGAGCAGCCGCATGATGCAGAGCAGGCAGAGATTCTGTTCAACTGGACGAGAGAGATTTGTTTGTACCGGTTGCATCTGCATTTTGAGCGACGTGGGTACAAATGA
- a CDS encoding type II restriction endonuclease encodes MKRGFLSQYFEGIAIKRLSAVEVNTAVSNQHEFNGSRPLRTLFGDDRVSHEARFLWLAGENEGFSCEGSLTWYDAREAHPTRTEYRLYFKSNQVMDQARELDMLIVAKRPDGEIYMILVPFGSTLESQLLWLFGVDQVDFSFNFQAIEDGHDPEVDYAVRYILEEMGIVIEEPDSGYLDSILEPYFNGGFPSTSVFSDLARKTLRDVSPYEEPDQTLLKWIEQEEKLFKRLERHMVARRLEEGFRDDGTTDVEGFIQFSLSVHNRRKSRVGYALENHLEEIFKAHSLTYSRTQMTEHKSKPDFLFPHISNYRDMSFPESRLTMLGVKSTCKDRWRQVLAEANRINNKHLFTMEPGISENQTDEMQANSLQLVLPKRLHDTYKSRQQSWLMDLGSFIQLAKERQEL; translated from the coding sequence ATGAAGAGAGGTTTTCTATCACAATATTTTGAAGGTATAGCAATCAAGCGTCTGAGCGCGGTAGAAGTTAATACAGCAGTATCAAACCAACATGAGTTCAATGGGAGCAGACCACTTCGTACTCTTTTTGGTGATGATCGAGTTTCACATGAAGCCCGTTTTCTTTGGCTTGCCGGAGAGAACGAGGGCTTTTCTTGCGAAGGTTCATTAACTTGGTACGATGCCCGCGAGGCACATCCAACACGCACAGAGTACAGATTGTATTTTAAGAGTAATCAAGTCATGGATCAGGCCAGAGAACTCGACATGCTGATCGTGGCCAAAAGACCAGATGGTGAAATTTATATGATACTCGTGCCTTTCGGAAGTACTTTAGAGAGCCAGTTACTTTGGTTGTTTGGTGTGGATCAGGTGGACTTCAGTTTCAACTTTCAGGCTATTGAGGACGGTCATGATCCTGAAGTTGACTACGCTGTCCGCTATATCCTCGAAGAAATGGGTATAGTCATTGAAGAACCTGATAGCGGCTATTTGGACAGTATTCTTGAGCCATACTTTAACGGAGGCTTCCCAAGTACGTCTGTATTCTCTGATTTGGCCAGAAAGACTCTAAGAGACGTTTCTCCTTATGAAGAACCCGATCAGACCTTACTGAAGTGGATTGAACAGGAGGAAAAGCTGTTCAAGCGTCTTGAGCGGCACATGGTGGCTAGGAGATTGGAAGAAGGCTTCAGAGATGATGGAACTACTGATGTCGAAGGGTTTATCCAGTTTTCACTGAGTGTTCATAATCGGAGAAAATCCCGTGTTGGATACGCACTGGAAAACCATCTAGAGGAAATCTTCAAGGCTCACAGCCTTACATATTCCCGAACGCAGATGACAGAGCACAAGTCAAAACCGGATTTTTTGTTCCCACATATCAGTAATTACCGTGATATGTCGTTCCCTGAGTCCAGACTGACCATGCTGGGTGTTAAGTCCACATGTAAGGATAGATGGCGGCAGGTACTTGCTGAAGCAAACAGAATAAATAACAAACACTTGTTTACAATGGAGCCTGGTATCAGTGAAAACCAGACGGATGAGATGCAGGCCAATAGTTTGCAATTGGTATTACCTAAGCGTCTACACGACACCTACAAGTCGCGTCAGCAAAGTTGGTTGATGGATTTGGGTTCATTTATACAACTCGCTAAAGAACGGCAAGAGTTATAG
- a CDS encoding very short patch repair endonuclease — MYDFVSPETRSRMMSGIKGKDTKPEIILRQGLHKLGFRYKLHDRNLPGMPDMVFPRYKAVIFANGCFWHGHSCHMFKWPSSNEQLWHNKINRNMEMDRENLSRLQEMNWRVGIVWECSLTGKYRINSEEVIELCAQWLEATDMTSIEIGGQC, encoded by the coding sequence ATGTATGATTTCGTTTCACCTGAGACAAGAAGCCGGATGATGTCCGGGATCAAAGGCAAAGACACAAAGCCAGAAATAATTCTCAGACAAGGACTTCACAAACTTGGTTTCAGGTATAAACTTCATGACCGAAACTTGCCGGGAATGCCTGATATGGTCTTTCCCCGGTACAAGGCGGTCATTTTTGCTAATGGATGTTTTTGGCATGGCCATTCCTGTCATATGTTCAAATGGCCATCATCGAATGAGCAACTCTGGCATAACAAGATTAACCGGAACATGGAAATGGACAGGGAGAACTTGTCTCGCCTTCAGGAGATGAACTGGAGAGTCGGGATTGTTTGGGAATGTTCATTAACAGGAAAATACCGCATCAACAGCGAAGAAGTAATAGAACTATGTGCCCAGTGGTTAGAAGCGACGGATATGACATCTATAGAGATTGGTGGGCAATGCTAA
- the dcm gene encoding DNA (cytosine-5-)-methyltransferase — protein sequence MKTFKNTEFAHIRETTGYSVKEVAELLGKSERTIYRWENGESLPEENLLRELKTIYNVRSGQQPENDINFRFIDLFAGIGGLRKAFESIGGKCVFTSEWDLACRKTYQTNYECDHPVNGDIRDVDLNDMPQYDVLVAGFPCQPFSIAGVSKKNSLGRPHGFHDATQGTLFFDVAQMIEHHRPKAFLLENVKNLVSHDKGNTFKVILRTLKEELGYHVDFRVIDAKYFVPQHRERIFIVGFRDDVGFAFNDMALPQSGPKLGSILHPENGTEVPEPPYTEEPESRVAEKYTLSDRLWEYLQNYAEKHRAKGNGFGYGLFGPDDIARTLSARYYKDGSEILIRQEGKNPRRLTPRECARLMGFDKPGQQSFVIPVSDTQAYKQFGNSVAVPVVEKVAAHMLPYLFKVMRTNKETEQVEMLFEKVEAYV from the coding sequence ATGAAAACATTTAAAAATACTGAATTTGCACACATAAGAGAGACGACTGGATACTCAGTCAAGGAAGTTGCTGAATTACTTGGAAAAAGTGAACGTACCATTTATCGGTGGGAAAATGGTGAATCCTTGCCAGAGGAAAACCTACTAAGAGAGCTTAAAACCATCTACAATGTGCGTTCTGGTCAACAACCTGAAAATGATATCAACTTTAGGTTCATTGATCTGTTTGCAGGTATCGGAGGTCTGCGGAAGGCGTTTGAATCAATTGGTGGCAAATGTGTATTTACGAGTGAGTGGGACTTGGCATGCAGAAAGACTTATCAGACTAATTACGAATGCGATCATCCGGTGAACGGCGACATTCGAGATGTTGATCTGAACGATATGCCTCAATACGACGTATTGGTGGCGGGCTTCCCTTGTCAGCCATTCTCTATCGCAGGAGTATCCAAGAAAAACTCACTGGGTCGTCCCCATGGCTTCCATGATGCCACACAAGGTACTCTATTCTTCGACGTTGCACAAATGATAGAACATCATAGACCAAAGGCATTTCTGCTTGAAAATGTGAAGAATCTGGTTAGCCATGATAAGGGAAATACCTTTAAGGTAATCTTGCGAACATTGAAAGAAGAACTGGGCTACCATGTAGATTTCCGGGTAATTGATGCCAAGTATTTTGTTCCTCAACATAGAGAGCGTATCTTTATAGTAGGATTCCGGGATGACGTTGGATTTGCCTTTAATGATATGGCACTCCCTCAATCAGGCCCGAAACTTGGTTCGATCCTGCATCCGGAAAACGGAACAGAAGTGCCTGAACCACCATATACAGAAGAACCTGAAAGCAGAGTTGCGGAAAAGTACACTTTGAGTGATAGGCTGTGGGAATACCTTCAAAACTATGCGGAGAAGCACAGGGCGAAGGGAAATGGTTTTGGTTATGGATTGTTTGGCCCTGATGATATCGCGCGCACTTTGTCTGCACGGTATTACAAAGATGGCTCCGAAATTTTGATCAGGCAGGAAGGCAAGAATCCGAGGCGGCTGACTCCTCGCGAATGTGCAAGACTGATGGGGTTCGACAAACCGGGACAACAATCCTTTGTAATCCCGGTTTCCGATACGCAGGCGTATAAGCAGTTCGGAAATTCAGTTGCTGTACCTGTTGTTGAGAAAGTAGCGGCGCACATGCTCCCGTACCTCTTCAAGGTTATGAGAACGAACAAGGAGACCGAACAAGTTGAAATGCTTTTTGAGAAGGTTGAAGCCTATGTATGA
- a CDS encoding response regulator transcription factor, producing the protein MKYDCLIVDDEIVLAETTSEYFNMFEVKTTFVTTAEECERFFKEHDTSLILLDINLGKASGFELCKKLRQRTQIPILFISARSSDDDILIALNIGGDDYIQKPYTLSVLLAKVKAVLKRYGSGSHANQAADNVIEFGPVKIDLSLNRVSVNGVDTKLKKLEYKLLVYLAQHKNKIVTKEELFYNVWGDSITSDGTLNVHIRHLREKIEPDPNDPQYIRTVWGTGYVLEDGTR; encoded by the coding sequence ATGAAATACGACTGCCTAATTGTAGACGATGAAATCGTACTCGCGGAAACCACCAGCGAGTACTTTAACATGTTCGAAGTGAAAACCACCTTCGTAACCACAGCAGAGGAGTGCGAGCGATTCTTCAAGGAGCACGACACATCGCTCATTCTGCTAGACATCAACCTCGGCAAGGCGTCGGGGTTTGAATTGTGCAAAAAGCTGCGGCAGCGGACGCAGATTCCGATCCTGTTCATCAGCGCGCGGTCCAGCGATGATGATATCCTGATCGCCCTCAACATCGGAGGCGATGATTATATTCAGAAGCCGTACACGCTCAGCGTGCTGCTGGCGAAGGTGAAGGCGGTGCTGAAGCGATACGGGAGCGGAAGCCACGCGAACCAAGCCGCCGACAACGTCATCGAATTCGGCCCCGTGAAGATCGACCTATCCCTTAACCGCGTAAGCGTGAACGGCGTAGACACGAAGCTCAAGAAGCTGGAGTACAAGCTGCTGGTGTACCTGGCCCAGCACAAGAACAAAATCGTCACCAAGGAAGAGTTGTTCTACAACGTGTGGGGAGACTCCATCACAAGCGACGGCACGCTGAACGTGCACATCCGACACCTGCGGGAGAAGATTGAGCCGGATCCGAACGATCCGCAATATATCCGCACCGTCTGGGGGACGGGGTATGTGCTGGAGGATGGCACGCGATGA
- a CDS encoding HAMP domain-containing sensor histidine kinase gives MRTKGIFITLTAIFLAGILLSIIMLRTDTETKVDLVAVNEIMKTVEQHWKSLDEGDLNLSHIQQPFTVLDLNGQPIFQSSLDATRTINDALKNRDTIVDIQIDNAIVGKLIIPYDDQQTLNAIKIRLAVILLTAFTLLAILCALYAAFLNRTIFRPFRELQAFAANVARGKLDVPLTMSQDNPFGAFTESFDIMREELAAARQSEYEANRSKKELVASLSHDIKTPVASIKAVSELMLLKATDEKMQKQLNTIYAKAEQINLLVTDMFHATMEELNELKVTTTEELSSVLYRMINSVNIHDQIHFEPIPDCMIVTDVHRLQQVLDNIVSNAYKYANTPITVTSQLTDSYLELHITDNGLGIPEDELPLLFNKFYRGSNAEGRSGSGLGLYISMYLMQRMQGDIACRNREGGFTVTVAIPLA, from the coding sequence ATGAGGACGAAAGGGATCTTTATCACCCTGACGGCGATCTTCCTAGCCGGCATCCTTCTCTCCATCATCATGCTCCGCACGGATACGGAGACAAAGGTTGACCTTGTAGCGGTGAACGAGATCATGAAGACGGTGGAGCAGCATTGGAAAAGCCTGGACGAAGGCGACCTAAACTTAAGCCACATCCAGCAACCCTTCACCGTCCTCGACCTCAACGGCCAGCCCATCTTCCAGAGCAGTCTCGACGCAACGAGAACAATCAACGACGCCCTGAAGAACCGTGACACGATCGTCGACATCCAGATCGACAACGCCATCGTCGGAAAGCTGATCATCCCCTATGACGATCAGCAGACGCTTAACGCCATTAAGATCAGACTGGCCGTCATCCTCCTAACGGCTTTTACTCTTCTGGCGATCCTCTGCGCCCTATACGCGGCGTTTCTCAACCGCACGATCTTCCGCCCGTTCCGTGAGCTGCAGGCTTTTGCGGCGAATGTGGCGAGGGGGAAGCTGGACGTGCCGCTGACGATGAGCCAGGACAACCCGTTCGGGGCGTTCACGGAGAGCTTCGATATTATGCGCGAAGAGCTGGCGGCGGCGAGGCAGAGCGAATATGAGGCGAACCGCAGCAAGAAGGAGTTGGTGGCCAGCCTCAGCCATGATATCAAAACGCCGGTTGCCTCCATTAAGGCGGTGAGCGAGCTGATGCTGCTCAAAGCAACTGACGAGAAAATGCAGAAGCAGCTGAATACGATCTACGCCAAGGCGGAGCAGATCAACCTGCTCGTGACGGACATGTTCCATGCGACGATGGAGGAGCTGAACGAGCTCAAAGTGACCACAACGGAGGAGCTCAGCTCCGTCCTTTACAGAATGATTAACAGCGTGAACATTCACGATCAGATCCACTTCGAGCCGATACCGGACTGCATGATCGTCACGGACGTTCATCGCCTCCAGCAGGTGCTGGACAATATCGTGAGCAACGCCTACAAGTACGCGAATACGCCTATTACCGTTACCTCGCAACTAACTGACTCGTATCTCGAGCTCCACATCACAGACAACGGCCTAGGCATCCCCGAGGACGAGCTGCCGCTGTTGTTCAATAAGTTTTACCGGGGGAGCAATGCGGAGGGACGGAGCGGATCGGGGCTTGGCCTGTACATCTCGATGTATCTCATGCAGCGCATGCAAGGGGACATCGCCTGCCGGAACCGTGAAGGCGGCTTCACCGTGACGGTCGCCATCCCGCTAGCTTAA
- a CDS encoding ABC transporter ATP-binding protein — protein sequence MTTTELLRTDKLCKTFSSGGVQQHVLKNLDITLVQGDFTVIMGSSGSGKSTLLYALSGMDKPTLGEIYFSGQKISKLNNDQLAVFRRKNCGFVFQQVHLLDHMSILDNVLASGLLLSRERRALAAKAKKLFAQVGLNEAAWGKFPSQLSGGEAQRAGIVRALINDPHLIFADEPTGALNSAASDSVLNVLTDVNRNGQSIVMVTHDLKTALRGNRVLYLRDGVICGDLLLEPYQPEQQHARHEKLTAFLAEMGW from the coding sequence ATGACGACAACCGAATTATTGCGTACCGACAAATTATGCAAAACCTTCTCCAGCGGCGGCGTTCAGCAGCATGTGCTCAAAAATTTGGACATCACCCTCGTGCAGGGTGACTTCACGGTCATTATGGGCAGCTCAGGATCGGGCAAGTCGACACTGCTCTACGCGCTCAGCGGCATGGATAAGCCGACGCTTGGCGAGATTTACTTCAGCGGGCAGAAGATTTCGAAGCTGAACAACGACCAGCTGGCCGTGTTCCGCCGCAAGAACTGCGGCTTTGTGTTCCAGCAGGTTCATCTGCTCGACCATATGAGCATTCTGGACAACGTGCTGGCGAGCGGCCTGCTCTTGAGCAGAGAACGCCGCGCCCTGGCGGCCAAGGCCAAGAAGCTGTTCGCCCAAGTGGGGCTGAACGAAGCGGCATGGGGCAAGTTCCCGTCCCAGCTATCCGGCGGCGAGGCGCAAAGAGCGGGGATCGTGCGGGCGCTTATTAACGATCCTCATCTTATTTTTGCAGACGAACCGACCGGGGCGCTGAACTCCGCGGCGAGCGACAGCGTGCTGAACGTGCTCACCGACGTGAACCGGAATGGGCAGAGCATTGTGATGGTCACCCATGATCTGAAAACAGCGCTGCGCGGCAACCGCGTCCTCTACCTCCGCGACGGCGTCATCTGCGGCGATCTGTTGCTGGAGCCGTACCAGCCCGAGCAGCAGCATGCGCGGCATGAGAAGCTGACGGCTTTCCTGGCCGAGATGGGGTGGTAA